GAAACCGAACTTGCGTCGCGCCGTGATATTCTTATGGAAAACTATTCAAAGGTTATAAATATCGAGGCGCTGACGATGCTCGATATGACCATGAAAGACATAATTCCGGCTATTTCGGAATACACACTCGTGCTTGCGAACGCGCTTACCGCAAAGAAAAACGCTGTTAAGGGCGCGGCGTTTAAAGCGGAGGAAAGGCTTATCGAAAGTCTTTCAAAATTGAGCGACGGCTGTCTTGAACACGCCGAAAAAATCGAAAATGCGCTCTATAAAGCGAAAGACATTTCGGACATAAACGAAAACGCAAGATTTTATCTTGAAAACGTTCTTTCCGAAATGAAGCTTCTGCGCGCGGCGGCAGACACCGCCGAAACTCTGACGGCTGAAAAATACTGGCCGTTCCCGACATATGTAAAACTCCTTTTCGGTGTTTGATAAAAATTTTACGGAGCAAAAGTGCAAAAGACTTTTGCTCCTTTTTGTATAATCGAAAATTTTATGTAAATACTTTCTTTAAAGATGTTTTTTTAAGACACATTTAAAGGAAGATTTTTTATGAAAATTTCGGTTGTTCTGCCCGTTTACAACGAGGAAAAAGTGATAGAAAGCACCGTTTGCACGCTGAAAAATTACCTTGCCAAAAATTTTGAATTTTACGAAATTATCGCGGTAAACGACGGGAGCAGTGACAAAAGCGCCGAAATTCTTAAAAGCATTTCGGGCATTAAATTTGTAAATCTGCAAACAAATCACGGCAAGGGTTACGCGGTGAAAAAAGGCGCTCAAATATCGACAGGCGACGCGGTTATCTTTACCGACGCCGACCTTTGTTACGGCGCGGAAAAAATAAAAAATATGGTGCAAAGCCTTGTAAATTCCGATATTTCCATCGGCAGGCGTGATGTATCGCGCGTCGGATATTCGCCGTTAAGACGTCTTTTTTCACAGACGTTCGACATCGTCACCGCGCCGTTTCTCGGCAAAATTGCCGACGTTCAGTGCGGTATGAAATGCTTTTCAAAATCGGCGGCAAGGGCGATTTTTCCGCACGTTAAAACAAACGGTTTTGCCTTTGATTTTGAAATTTTGTATCTTGCACACCGCTTTGGATTTAAAATTTCCGAAATTCCCGTAACTATGCAAAAAACCGAAAAAAGCACCGTCCGCATCATTCGCGACCCGATTTTTATGATACGCGACGTTGTAAAGGTTGTTTTGCGCAATGCCTTTAAAAATGCAGATTTTGAGGACGAGTTTTTAAATGAAAAAACACATTTATAAAATTTTACCGCTTTCGTTTTTGCTGATTTTAAAAAATCTTATATTCGGATACTTCCCCATTCTCGACGACCATATTCAGTACAGTGCATATTCGCTTTACACAAAAAAATATATTCTCTTTACCGTCGGTACAATTTACAAACGTCCCGCCGCAGCAATTTTTGATTTGTTCGTATGGCAAAATTTCAAGATGCCCGTTTCGGTAATCATTATTACCGTTATGCTTGTTTTTTCACTGTTTATGCTGAAAGAGGTTTTTAAAACCGTAAATATAACCATAGGTATTTTCAGCGGTGCTTTTATGCTTTTTTGTCCGCTTAATCTTGAGGCGGTTTATTGGCTTTCCGCTTCGTCGCGCATTGTAACGGGTTTGTTTTTCTGCACGTTGTCGCTCTATATAATCACCTTTTCAAAGCGGAAAATCGGGATTTTTGCATTTTGGTTTTTTAATCTTTTGTCATATCTTTTCTATGAACAGGCACTTATTTTTTCGTGTGTAACAACCGTATTTTTTCTGTTTTTCAAAAATAAAAAGCTTACCGCAATACCGATTTTAAACATCGTTTTGACGGGCGGATATTACATAATCTGTGCGCCGTTCGACCGTTTTTCCGCACGTGCGGAAATCGGATTTAAAATATTTCCGCACATAAAATCACTTGCGGAAATATTTTTTTCGGTTCTCCCGAAGATGATTTTTAAGTCAAAATATTTAATTTTGTCAATAATTATTTTTGCTGTTTCAATATTTGTTTTACACAAATTTCGCAAAGAAAATCAAAACAAAAGCTTTAGCGGAATTATCTGCGCATTGCTTGTTTTTGTATGTCCGCTCCTGCCGCATTTTATTCTCAAAAATTCATATCTCTCACTGCGAAGCACTTTTTTCTCCGTAACGGCGCTCGGCATTTTTCTGGATAACATCACCCTTTCAAAGCGCACCGCAAACACCGTTTCCGCACTTGTTTTAAGCCTCTTTCTCGCCGGCTCGGCAAGTGAATTTTTTGAATATAAATCAGTATACGAAACCGACAAAACAATTTGCGAAAACATTATAAACTCTCATCTTATCGAGGATAACAAAATGTATTATCTTATCGGGGCAAAGCGTATGTATAACAACATAAACGCGCCGTTTGCCGAGCATATTTTAAACGTTACGCAAGCCGACTGGTCGCTCACCGGCGCGGTAAGGGCATATTCGCACAACAAAAATATAAAACGCATTATTCCGATTGAAAACGAAAGCCTTGCAACGCAGAATTATGAAAAAATTTATATTGACGGTAACCTCGAAATTAAAAAATATAGATAAATTTTCAAATTCCTATTTACATTGCGCCGATTTTAAAATATAATAGTAGTGTATAATGTTTTTTAAGGAGAAAATTATGGATAACAAGGTTGACATTCTCGGCGTTAATATAGACAAGCTCGGCATCAAAGATGCGAGCGAAAAAATATATTCTTTTTTGGAGGACGGCGGTCATCACTGCGTTTTTACACCCAATTCCGAAATTATTATGGCGGCGCACCGCGACGAAAACTTTAAAAAAATACTTAATTCCGCGGATATTCTCACCGCTGACGGAATAGGCGTTGTTTATGCGTCAAAAATACTGAAAAATCCCATAACGGAACGCGCCGCAGGCTTTGACACCGCTATGGAACTTCTCAAAAAAATGAACGACGGCAAAAAAAGTCTTTATCTTTTCGGCTCGAAACCCGGTGTTGCCGACCGTGCGGCGGAAAAAATTAAAAAAATGCACCCGAATATTGTTATATCGGGCTGTGCGGACGGATATTTTAACGCAGAAAAAGAGAAAAAAATTATTGATGACATAAACGAAAAAAGCCCCGACGTTCTGTTCGTTTGTCTTGGTTTTCCCAAGCAGGAAAAGTGGATTTACGAGCACAAAGGCAAGCTCAACGTTAAAGTTATGATGGGACTCGGCGGAAGTCTTGACGTTATCGCCGGCGAGGCAAAGCGTGCGCCCGAAATTTTCCAAAAGCTTAATATGGAATGGTTTTACCGTCTTTGCAAAGAGCCGTGGCGAATAGGCAGAATGATGGACTTGCCGAAGTTCGCGGTTACGGTTATTTTAAAAGGAAAGAGGGCGAAATAAATGGGTAAACTGCTGGTTATCGAGGGCGTGGACTCCAGCGGAAAGGCAACGCAGGCAAAAAAGCTTCTCGAAAATTTAAAAAGCATCGGCTATGATGTTCAAAGCGTTGAATTTCCCGATTACAAAAGTAATTCTTCGGCTTTGGTAAAGATGTATCTCGGCGGTGAATTCGGTAAAAATGCCGAAGATGTGAACCCCTATTCCGCGTCGGCATTTTTTGCGGTGGACAGAGTTGCGTCATACCTCACGAACTGGAAAAAGAGCCTTGACGACGGCAAAATCGTGCTTGCCGACAGATACACAACGTCGAATTTTATTCACCAGGCGGCAAAAATTTCGGACAAAGCGGAAAAGGACAAATTTCTCGACTGGGTGTCTGATTTTGAGTATAACAAGCTCGGACTGCCGAAACCCGACCTTACGATTTTCCTCGATATGCCCGTGCCGTACGCAAAAATACTTATGGCGAACCGCCCGAACAAGATAAACAATTCGCAGACGCTCGACATTCACGAGTCGGACACGGAATATCTTAATCATTCATACCAAAATGCGCATTACGTAGCAGATAAATTCGGCTGGCACAAGATTTTGTGCGTAAAAGACGAAAAAGTGCGTTCGATTGACGATATTGCAGGCGAAATTCTGGACACGGCGAAGGAAGTTTTATAAGAATCAAAAACGTTTCAGAACATAAAAAAATCGGGATTTTAAAATCCCGATTTTTGTTTATTTACTATTTTACAATCAAGCTTTCGCCCGTCATTTCGGCAGGTTTTTCAATGTCTGCAATATCAAGCATTGTCGGCGTCAAATCCGCAAGTCTGCCCTCTTTGAGTTTAATATCTCCGCAGCCCATAACAACAAGCGGAACAACGTTTGTTGTATGCGCCGTAAATACCGAACCGTCGGCAGGGTCAATCATCTGCTCTGCATTGCCGTGGTCCGCTGTGATAAGCATAACGCCGTCCATTTTCTTAACCGCGTCCGCAACCTTTCCTACACACTTATCAACCGCCTCAACCGCCTTTACGGCAGCCTCCATAACACCGGTATGACCGACCATATCGCAGTTTGCAAAGTTGAGAATTACAGAGTCGTATTTACCGCTTTCAATCGCCTCAACAACCTTATCGCAAACCTCGTAAGCGCTCATTTCGGGCTTCAAATCGTAGGTTGCAACCTTCGGCGACGGCACCAGAATTCTGTCCTCGCCCTCATACGTTGCCTCTACACCGCCGTTAAAGAAAAATGTAACGTGCGCATATTTTTCCGTTTCGGCAATTCGAAGCTGTTTTTTGCCAAGCTTGCTGATATATTCGCCGTAAGTATTAACCAGTTTCTGCGGTTTAAACGCAACGTCAACGTTGGGCATAAGCGCGTCATACTGTGTCATACAAACGTAATATGTTTTAAAATATTCTCTTGCAAAACCGTTAAAATCTTCGTCAACGATTGTTCTTGTAATTTCGCGCGCTCTGTCGGGGCGGAAATTGAAGAAAATAACCGAGTCGTTCTTTTTGATTTTGCCGTCCTCGCAAACAACGGTAGGAACAACAAATTCGTCTGTTACGTCGTTTGCATACGACTTTTCCATAGCGGAAACAGCGTCGTCTGCCTTTGCGCCGATGCCTTTAACCATAGCGTTGTATGCCTGTTCAACCCTCTCCCAGCGGTTGTCGCGGTCCATAGCGTAATATCTTCCGATAAGCGTTGCAATTTTGCCGACGCCGAGTTTTTTCATCTCGTCCTCAAGCATTTTTACAAATTCAACACCGCTCGTGGGCGAAACGTCACGTCCGTCGGTGAAGCAGTGAACGTAAACATCGGTAAGTCCGTTGATTTTAGCAAGTTCCAAAAGACCGAAAAGGTGTCTTATATGGCTGTGAACACCGCCGTCGGACAAAAGTCCGAGAAGATGGAGAGCCGAGCCGTTTTCTTTGCAGTTTTCAACCGCTTTTTTGAAAGCATCGTTCTCAAAAAACGTTCTGTCCTCAATTTCTTTTGTAATTCTTGTAAGTTCCTGATAAACAATTCTGCCGGCGCCGATATTTGTATGACCGACTTCACTGTTTCCCATCTGACCGTCGGGAAGTCCGACGTCAAGACCGCTCGCGTGGATAACGTTGTTGGGATAGTTTTTCATAAAATTGTCCATATTGGGCGTTTTTGCTTCGTAAACCGCATTGCCCTTGTGGTTTTTATTTATACCGTAGCCGTCAAGTATTGTTAAAACAATCGGTTTTTTTGACATAAAAATCATTGCCTTTCTAAAAAAGTATTGTTAAAAATGTGACCGTATATTTAGTTTAAAATATACGGTCGGATTTGAAAATTAAAATCAGCTGTTTGCAATAACCGAAAAATCGTTTGCTTTAAGGCTTGCACCGCCGACCAAACCGCCGTCGATATCCTCTTTTGCAAATAATTCAGCCGCATTTTTTGCATTTACGCTGCCGCCGTACTGAATTGTAACTTCGTCCGCAACGTCTTTGCCGAACACTTCCGCAACGGTTTCTCTGATTTTCTTGCAAACCTCCTGCGCCTGGTCACTTGTAGCGGTTTTGCCCGTTCCGATTGCCCAGATAGGCTCATATGCGATGATAACTTTTTTAGCCTGCTCTTTGGTAAGTCCCAAAAGCGCGATTTTTG
This genomic stretch from Qingrenia yutianensis harbors:
- a CDS encoding glucosyltransferase domain-containing protein, coding for MKKHIYKILPLSFLLILKNLIFGYFPILDDHIQYSAYSLYTKKYILFTVGTIYKRPAAAIFDLFVWQNFKMPVSVIIITVMLVFSLFMLKEVFKTVNITIGIFSGAFMLFCPLNLEAVYWLSASSRIVTGLFFCTLSLYIITFSKRKIGIFAFWFFNLLSYLFYEQALIFSCVTTVFFLFFKNKKLTAIPILNIVLTGGYYIICAPFDRFSARAEIGFKIFPHIKSLAEIFFSVLPKMIFKSKYLILSIIIFAVSIFVLHKFRKENQNKSFSGIICALLVFVCPLLPHFILKNSYLSLRSTFFSVTALGIFLDNITLSKRTANTVSALVLSLFLAGSASEFFEYKSVYETDKTICENIINSHLIEDNKMYYLIGAKRMYNNINAPFAEHILNVTQADWSLTGAVRAYSHNKNIKRIIPIENESLATQNYEKIYIDGNLEIKKYR
- a CDS encoding WecB/TagA/CpsF family glycosyltransferase, whose translation is MDNKVDILGVNIDKLGIKDASEKIYSFLEDGGHHCVFTPNSEIIMAAHRDENFKKILNSADILTADGIGVVYASKILKNPITERAAGFDTAMELLKKMNDGKKSLYLFGSKPGVADRAAEKIKKMHPNIVISGCADGYFNAEKEKKIIDDINEKSPDVLFVCLGFPKQEKWIYEHKGKLNVKVMMGLGGSLDVIAGEAKRAPEIFQKLNMEWFYRLCKEPWRIGRMMDLPKFAVTVILKGKRAK
- a CDS encoding glycosyltransferase; protein product: MKISVVLPVYNEEKVIESTVCTLKNYLAKNFEFYEIIAVNDGSSDKSAEILKSISGIKFVNLQTNHGKGYAVKKGAQISTGDAVIFTDADLCYGAEKIKNMVQSLVNSDISIGRRDVSRVGYSPLRRLFSQTFDIVTAPFLGKIADVQCGMKCFSKSAARAIFPHVKTNGFAFDFEILYLAHRFGFKISEIPVTMQKTEKSTVRIIRDPIFMIRDVVKVVLRNAFKNADFEDEFLNEKTHL
- a CDS encoding dTMP kinase; the encoded protein is MGKLLVIEGVDSSGKATQAKKLLENLKSIGYDVQSVEFPDYKSNSSALVKMYLGGEFGKNAEDVNPYSASAFFAVDRVASYLTNWKKSLDDGKIVLADRYTTSNFIHQAAKISDKAEKDKFLDWVSDFEYNKLGLPKPDLTIFLDMPVPYAKILMANRPNKINNSQTLDIHESDTEYLNHSYQNAHYVADKFGWHKILCVKDEKVRSIDDIAGEILDTAKEVL
- the gpmI gene encoding 2,3-bisphosphoglycerate-independent phosphoglycerate mutase; translated protein: MSKKPIVLTILDGYGINKNHKGNAVYEAKTPNMDNFMKNYPNNVIHASGLDVGLPDGQMGNSEVGHTNIGAGRIVYQELTRITKEIEDRTFFENDAFKKAVENCKENGSALHLLGLLSDGGVHSHIRHLFGLLELAKINGLTDVYVHCFTDGRDVSPTSGVEFVKMLEDEMKKLGVGKIATLIGRYYAMDRDNRWERVEQAYNAMVKGIGAKADDAVSAMEKSYANDVTDEFVVPTVVCEDGKIKKNDSVIFFNFRPDRAREITRTIVDEDFNGFAREYFKTYYVCMTQYDALMPNVDVAFKPQKLVNTYGEYISKLGKKQLRIAETEKYAHVTFFFNGGVEATYEGEDRILVPSPKVATYDLKPEMSAYEVCDKVVEAIESGKYDSVILNFANCDMVGHTGVMEAAVKAVEAVDKCVGKVADAVKKMDGVMLITADHGNAEQMIDPADGSVFTAHTTNVVPLVVMGCGDIKLKEGRLADLTPTMLDIADIEKPAEMTGESLIVK